GCAACCCCGCCTATATTTTACGTAACTATTTAGCCCAAGAAGCCATTATTGATATTGAGCAGCATGGTGATAACCGTAAGCTAAAACAACTGCAGCGAGCATTAGCCACGCCATTTACCGAGCGGGCTGAGTTTGAACATTTTGCTCAGCGACCGCCACAGTGGGGCGAAGGGCTGATTTTGTCTTGCAGTAGTTAGCACTACTTAACGCCGATGTTTTTACCCCGAGGTGCTTCTCACTTGAGCATCTCTAGATTAATTAAGATGTAACTACCACATATGTTAACCATTCACGCATTAAAGCTAGATACCGATAGCCAAAGTTTGATTTTAGAAGCCGATGTCGATTTCGATCGCTTTGAGCAATTTGCTGAGCCGCTGGCAAAAGCGCTTGATTGCCAAATCCTCCAGCGCCAATGGGGTGCAGACAGACATCAATGGCGTTTAGATTTTGAATCTTGCGCGCTAACGTTAGAATACGAGTTTTATGGTAATGTGTGCTGGCTCAAAGCAGAGCGTGAGCAAGACTTTGAAGTAGTAAGTTACCTCGCGAGCTTGCTGCAACCCTACTTGTTAGAGATGAAAGCCTAGTTGAGGTCAAATCATAGCATGATTGAAGATAACACTATGACCGAAAGAAACGGTGCAAATACGGCTGAATCGACAGCCGCTTTTGATTTTCAGGCGCTCACTCCTGACTTGATTTTAGATGCCATTGAGAGTCTCTATATTTATCCCGAAACAGGATTATTGGCGCTTAATAGCTACGAGAATCGGGTTTACCAGTTTCGTTGCGATCGCGGTAATCGCTATGTGGTGAAGTTTTATCGCCCGCAGCGTTGGAGCGACGAGCAAATATTAGAAGAACATCAATATACTCAGGCACTGGCAGATAACGAAGTTCCTATCGCTGTGCCGGTTAGCGTTGATGGCAAGACATTGCACCATTATCAAGGTTACCGATTTACCTTGTTCCCATCGATTGGCGGCCGCTCATTTGAAGTGGATAACCTTGACCAGCTCGAATCAGTAGGGCGCTTTATTGGTCGTATTCATCAATACGGCGCGCAAAATCCATTTAACTATCGCGAGTCACTGACACCTGAAATTTTAGGTGTGCAGCCGCTTGAATATTTAAAGCAATCGAACATGGTTGCCAAAGCCATGCAACAGGCATTTTTTACGGTAACAGATCAGGTGCTTGAGTTGACTCAGCAGCAGTGGCGTAATTATCAAGGCACGACATTACGCCTACACGGTGACTTACATCCTGGCAATATTTTGTGGACCCCAGACGGCCCAGGCTTTGTTGACCTTGATGACGCCAAGCAAGGCCCAGCAGTACAAGATTTATGGATGATGTTAACGGGTGATAGGCAGCAGCAAACATTGCAGTTAGATATTCTGCTTGAAGGTTATCAAGAATTTAGCGACTTTGATAAACGTGAATTAGCACTGATTGAACCGCTAAGGGCTTTGCGAATGCTTAACTACAACGCTTGGCTGGCTAAACGTTGGCAAGATCCTGCATTTCCAATGAACTTCCCCTGGTTCGGTGATGTCAAATACTGGGAACAGCAAACACTGGCTTTTAAAGAGCAATTAAGTGCACTGCAGGAGCCATGTTTAACCTTATACTAATCGCAAATTTGTAGAGCTCAGTTGCTAACTTGCAATGAAAGGGTTAATAAAAATTTACTTAACCGCAAGCGGGTATTTTGTTACAAATACTCTTAAAAAGCGATTGAGCTCAGTGACTCGGCTCTATTATGATACAGTCACGAACCGCTACTAATCGAACAGTAGAACACACTAAGGAACTAAAATGAAAAAAGTTTTATTGGTCATGGCTGCACTATTATTCGCGCCACTAGCTGCCAATGCCGCTCAGTACGAAGAAGGTGTACATTACACCGTCATTAACAATGGCCCAGGTTCAAGCAAGCCTGAAATTACTGAGTTTTTCTCTTTCTACTGTGGTCACTGCTACAACTTTGCTAAAAACGTTATCCCAACAATTGAGAAAACTCTGCCTAAAGGTGTGAAGTTCAATCAAAATCACGTTGAGTTTATTGGTCGTGACATGGGTATTGAAATGTCTCGTGCTTTCGCAGTAGCGCATCAGCTTAAAGTGGAAAAGAAGATTGAACACGCACTGTTCCAGGCTATTCACGATAAGAAGCAGCGTTTTGTTACACGTGACGATATTCGTAAACTATTTATCGCTTACGGTGTTGACGGTAAAGACTTCGATGCAGCAGCGGACTCTTTCATGGTGAAAGCGCAGATGTCGAAAATGAAGCGAGAAACTGAAAACGCACAAATTCGTGGCGTACCGGCTTTAGTGGTTAATGGTAAGTACCGTGTTGAAACAGGTGCAGTGAAAAGTTACGACGAGCTGTTAGCGATTGCATACTACCTAGCTGAGAACAAGTAGTCTCAAGTAGTGATATCTAACTAATTAAAAGCAGCTAAATGGCTGCTTTTTTTATCGCCTCGAACATTAATTGTTGTTTATAGTCGTTAAGACCTTGGAATAGTCTTAGTAAGTTATGCTGATAGGCAGATTGAGAGTTTGTGTCTTATGTAGTAAAGCTAGGCTAATGATTTAGTTAGAGATAAATCATTAGGCAAAAAAAAACCGTATGCCGAAGCGATACGGAATAGAGTCAATTGACTCGGTTTTTACCCTGAGTAACGATACAGATAGTAACAGTGTGTCAATTTTTTGGCAAGTGACATTTTATTGTCGTCTTGTGATTAAGCTCAAATTCATAAAAAAGTCGTAAGCTTCGTGAAACTTGTGAAAACCAATACTGTCTAATTTGAGTATTGGAAAAACATAGAACAATTTTACAGCCGGAGGCAGTATGCGCATGTTTCCCGTTTATTCTCCTAAACTCATCGCTAAGCATGTCAGAATTTTCTTAACTGGGGTGATTTGGGTCAAGGATCTCGGTCAACTTGAGTTTTCAAATGGGCGCTTTTTGATGCCTAAACGTAGTCTTCCACAGGTAAGAAAAGCTATTTCTGAGCTTAACTCGCTACTTGAGTCGCAAAAGGTGAGTCCGAGCCCTGCTTAGATAATATGAGAGCTTCACGCAGCTTTTAGCATGTTAGTCTTCATAAACAACAATTCGTAAATATAAAAAGAGCAGGCCATTGCCTGCTCTTTTTATATTAATCTTGCCCTCACTGCAAAGGGCTAGCTAGACACTCAGTCGTTGCTTTGACTACTCACGCTATTTCAGTAGCTGAGGGTATGACACGAGTGCTAGAAATCAGCTAATTAGGTTTCGCTATTTAGCAATCCAACAAGGCCGTTCACCTTGTCATTCCATGAGTTTAGATCTTGCTGAAGCTGCTCATTTTTAGCAGTAAGCTGTTCGTTCTTTTGTTTCTCTTCTTCGAGCTCCATTTTTAGTAGCTCTACACTTTCAAGTGTTGCTTGGATCTTGCTTTCCAGTTGGGACAATAGTTCAAGGCTCATGGCGCGTCCTGTCAGTTTCATGGTGGAGTCTTGATTCTATCAGTGCCAGCCCTGATAGGAACAGCAGAAAACGTTAAGTGACGATAAATTAATCTAAAATAATGACTTTATACCCAAGCAACTTCGATATACAGGGTGCAGAGCATCTGATTCGGTTCAGTTCGAGGCGAAAAGTCGACGTAATGGCATTCTCTTTCTAGGCGTTTCAACAAAGAAATGGGCCTAATGAGTCGCTCCCAAAGGGCGATTTTGATTGTCTTTCATGCTTTGTTGCTGACTATTAACGTAGAGTAACTATGTATCAAATCCTCGCCGAGCCTGAAAACCAATCTATTCTCGCTGAACATGCATCTTGAGGTTGTTTGGGTATATGTAAGTGCAAGCTCGTTCAAGTAATCATCATTAGCGATTTGAGTAGAATCTGGGTGCTTGTTCATTTCAATTGACGTATTTTAGTTGAAGATTAAACACGACAACTTGACTTTGTTAGTCAGCCTCCATAGTCTGCAAGCTCTGTTTTAAAGGTGGTATGCAATGGAAATAAAATATAATTTAAAACCCGCTTCAGAGCGCCGCACTGAGCAATTCAAGCCAGAAGGTAATGTTGGCTTTGGTAAGCTTAGAACTGATCACATGTTTTTGATGGATTATCGTGACGGTGAGTGGGTCGACCCGCGTATTGTGCCTTATGGACCATTTGAAATGGCGCCAGGGGCAATGACATTGCATTATGGCCAATCAATTTTTGAAGGTGCAAAAGCCTTTAAGCATGATGATGGCGAAATCTATACCTTCCGTCTCAACAAAAATGCCCAGCGTATGAATCGCTCGGCAGACATCGTATGTATTCCGAATATTGATGAGCAGCTCCAAGTGGATGCCATCAACGCTTTGATTGATGTTGATCGCTTATGGTTCCCAGAGCAAGATGGTGCCTGTTTGTACATTCGTCCATTCATCTTTGCAACAGAAGACCGTCTATCAGTTAGCCCAAGTGAGCAGTACACCTTCTGCGTCATGTTAAGTCCATCTGGCGCGTATTACTCAGCTGATGGCGTTAATGAAGGTATTCGTTTACTTATCAGTACTGAGTTCCACCGCGCTGTTTCTGGTGGCACGGGCGCTTCTAAAGCTGCCGGTAACTATGCGGCATCACTACGTGCTGGCAAGGCTGCTGCAGAGTACGGCGCAGCGCAGGTTTTGTATTTGGACTCAACCAATACTCAGATTGAAGAAGTGGGCGCGATGAATCACTTCCACATCCTAAAAGATGGCACTGTCATTATTCCTGAGTTTACTGACACCATTTTAAAATCTATTACCTCGCAATCTATCATGGAGCTTGGTGAGCAACTTGGCTGCGAAGTGCGCCAGGAAACAGTCATGCTCGATAAGTTTATCGCTGATATTGAAGCTGGTGAGATTGTTGAAGCTGGCGGTTTTGGCACTGCAGCTGTGGTTTCTCCAGTGAGCTCGTATATCTTCGAAGATGGCCGTATCGTGACGGTTGGTGATGGCAGTGTTGGCCCACGAATTAAGCGTATCTATCAGGTTTATACTGATATGCAAAAAGGCTTGATGGCAGCACCTGAGGGCTGGGTACAAAAAGTTGAGCGCGTTGCACCGCAAGGTTAATTTGCAGATATAAATTGAAAAAGGCGCCGATGGCGCCTTTTTTGTGAGCAATTTCTGATGTGAGTGATTTCTGATGTGAGTTTGCTAGACCTGCACAAGAAATGCTTGTTCCTATTTCGCCGCTACTTAGCTGCTACTCTAAAGCCAATCCTTTTGGTAGTGCCAGGCGTTTCTTCTTCTCTTCAGTCAGTAAGGCTAAACAGTCTTCAGGTGATAGTGGCTTGCTGAGTAAGAAGCCTTGGACTTGGTCACAGCCATCTTCTTTTAAGAATGACAGCTGCGCCTGAGTTTCTACGCCTTCTGCCACTACATTTAACTCAAGACTGTGAGCAAGGGTAATGATTGCACTGGTAATTGCTGCATCATCTGGGTCTTCAGTAATATCACGTACGAATTCGCGGTCGATTTTCAAAGTATCAATCGGGAAACGTTTTAGGTAACTCAAACTTGAATAGCCGGTTCCAAAATCATCAACCGCAATGGTAAGTCCCAACGCTTTGAGCTGTGACAAAATATCTACCGAGTCTTGTGGGTTACCCATAATCATAGATTCAGTAAGCTCTAGCTCTAAGGCGCTTGCTGGCAAACCGGATACCGCAAGGGCTACCTCAATGGTCGAGATAATATCAGCTTTTAACTGTCTGGCTGACAGGTTTACTGCCACTGAAATATCTTCAAACCCGGCTTGATGCCATTGTGCTAGCTGACCGCAAGCCTGGTTAATTGCCCAGTGGCCGATTTGGTTAATCATGCCTGTTTCTTCTGCCAGTGGAATAAACTCTGCTGGCGAGATAAAGCCTAGCTCTGGGCTTTCCCAGCGAAGCAGTGCTTCTAGGCCGATGATCTGCTGAGTTTTAACGTCATATTTAGGTTGATATACCAAATACAGCTCTTCTTTGCTCATGGCTTGTTTTAGACCTGCTTCAAGCTGTACATGGCGCGTCGCATACTTATTGAGTTGCTCGGTATAGAACTGGAAGTTGTTACGCCCAAGCGATTTGGCGTGATACATGGCTGTATCTGCGTACTTGGTTAGGTTAGTGGTGTCAGTCGCATCGTTTGGATACAAGCTAATGCCTATCGACGGCGAAATGGTGAGCGTCTTATCATCCAATAAAAATGGCGTTTGGAAAGCGTGCAGCACCTTCTCAGCGATTACAGTGGCGGCTTTGGTTTTGGCAACCCCTTCAAGGACGATGGTAAATTCATCGCCGCCTAAACGCGCGACAGTATCGCCTTCACGCACTGAGTTTTGTAAGCGACTTGCCACGGCTTTAAGCAGTAAGTCACCAATGTGGTGACCCATTGAGTCGTTAATGTGTTTAAAACGATCCAGATCGAGGAACAGCAAGGCGACGATTGAATTGGCTCGATGGGCTTTAGTGAGCGCTTGATTTAGCCTGTCCTGGAATAAGGTGCGATTTGGCAGACCAGTTAATGGGTCAAAGTTTGCCAGTACCCGCAGGTCTTCTTCGGCTTTTTTACGTGCAGTAATATCGGTAAATACTGCAACAAAGTGGCTGGTTTCCCCCTTGTTATCAAGTACCTGGTTGATTTCAAGCCAAGCGAGAATACCTTTGCGATCTTTGGTGCGAATTTTAATCTCGCCAGCCCAGTGCTTATGGCGCAGCAATTGACGTTCAACTGCTTGATAAAATTCACGTGAGCGTTTACCCATAGCGAGGAACAAGAAGTGCTTGCCAGCGACTTCTTTGGGCTTAAAACCGGTAATACGGCTAAAGGCAGGGTTAACCGAGCGCACGCGGTAGTCTAGTTCGCCTACCACAACCGCCTCGTTCATACTAAACAGCACTTGCGATGACAGCTTGAGTTCGTTCTCCGTGACTTTTCGATTAGTAATATCTTTGTGAGTGCCCGCCATACGTACGGGGGCATTTTTGTTGTCACGCTCTACAACCTGACCTCGGTCAAGCAGCCATATCCATTTACCCGGCTCTGACTCAATACGATATTCAGCTTCAAAAAACTCACTGTTACCTTCAAGATGCTGGTTAAGTAGGGCCTGTACCTTAGGTTTATCTTCGTTGTGAATATTTTTAATCAGCAGCTGATTTTCGCTTTCGATTTGAATTGGCAATGATAAGTTGGTGCGATAAACCGCATCTTCTTTAATGTTCCAGTCCCACATACCATCGCCAGATGCCCAAAGCGCGAGTTTTAATCGCTCTTCTGAGGCGCGAATACTGGTTTCGAACTCTTTACGCTGTAGCACCTTCTGTCTGCGTGAAATCCACAAAATGGCGATAGCCGTGAGCGCAAGCAAGGTATACAGCAGATAGGCAAAGCGGGTCATATAAAATGGTGGGATCA
This DNA window, taken from Shewanella maritima, encodes the following:
- a CDS encoding DUF3630 family protein; its protein translation is MLTIHALKLDTDSQSLILEADVDFDRFEQFAEPLAKALDCQILQRQWGADRHQWRLDFESCALTLEYEFYGNVCWLKAEREQDFEVVSYLASLLQPYLLEMKA
- a CDS encoding serine/threonine protein kinase — translated: MTERNGANTAESTAAFDFQALTPDLILDAIESLYIYPETGLLALNSYENRVYQFRCDRGNRYVVKFYRPQRWSDEQILEEHQYTQALADNEVPIAVPVSVDGKTLHHYQGYRFTLFPSIGGRSFEVDNLDQLESVGRFIGRIHQYGAQNPFNYRESLTPEILGVQPLEYLKQSNMVAKAMQQAFFTVTDQVLELTQQQWRNYQGTTLRLHGDLHPGNILWTPDGPGFVDLDDAKQGPAVQDLWMMLTGDRQQQTLQLDILLEGYQEFSDFDKRELALIEPLRALRMLNYNAWLAKRWQDPAFPMNFPWFGDVKYWEQQTLAFKEQLSALQEPCLTLY
- a CDS encoding thiol:disulfide interchange protein DsbA/DsbL, giving the protein MKKVLLVMAALLFAPLAANAAQYEEGVHYTVINNGPGSSKPEITEFFSFYCGHCYNFAKNVIPTIEKTLPKGVKFNQNHVEFIGRDMGIEMSRAFAVAHQLKVEKKIEHALFQAIHDKKQRFVTRDDIRKLFIAYGVDGKDFDAAADSFMVKAQMSKMKRETENAQIRGVPALVVNGKYRVETGAVKSYDELLAIAYYLAENK
- a CDS encoding DUF1107 domain-containing protein, with product MRMFPVYSPKLIAKHVRIFLTGVIWVKDLGQLEFSNGRFLMPKRSLPQVRKAISELNSLLESQKVSPSPA
- a CDS encoding cell division protein ZapB, encoding MSLELLSQLESKIQATLESVELLKMELEEEKQKNEQLTAKNEQLQQDLNSWNDKVNGLVGLLNSET
- a CDS encoding branched-chain amino acid aminotransferase; the encoded protein is MEIKYNLKPASERRTEQFKPEGNVGFGKLRTDHMFLMDYRDGEWVDPRIVPYGPFEMAPGAMTLHYGQSIFEGAKAFKHDDGEIYTFRLNKNAQRMNRSADIVCIPNIDEQLQVDAINALIDVDRLWFPEQDGACLYIRPFIFATEDRLSVSPSEQYTFCVMLSPSGAYYSADGVNEGIRLLISTEFHRAVSGGTGASKAAGNYAASLRAGKAAAEYGAAQVLYLDSTNTQIEEVGAMNHFHILKDGTVIIPEFTDTILKSITSQSIMELGEQLGCEVRQETVMLDKFIADIEAGEIVEAGGFGTAAVVSPVSSYIFEDGRIVTVGDGSVGPRIKRIYQVYTDMQKGLMAAPEGWVQKVERVAPQG